The genome window TTTCAGTTAGATTATGCCTTTTTTGCTTTTGTAGCTCTGTTTCACGACGTGTTCATTACTGTTGGTATTTTCTCAATTTTAGGTTTAGTTCTAGGTGTGGAAGTTGACAGTTTATTTGTCGTGGCAATCTTGACAATCATCGGTTTTTCTGTTAACGATACTGTGGTAATTTACGATCGCGTGCGCGAAGTAATCAAGCTAAATCCGGGACAGTCGATCGATCAAATTGTCGATGATGCGGTCATGCAGACGCTGGGAAGGTCAATTAACACGACGATGACAACGCTGCTGACTTTGTTTTCAATCTTTTTGTTTGGCGGCGAAACCCTCAAATACTTTGCTTTAGCTTTGATTGTCGGCTTTATTGCGGGTGCGTATTCGAGTATTTTCATTGCCAGTACGCTGCTAGCTTGGTGGCGCAGTCGCACCGGCCACTCTATCCCCGTCCCCGCAGAAGGAATCAACCAGTCAGAGGAAGTTTAATTGGCGGTTGACGGTTAACTGTTGACGGTTAACCGTTGACGGTTAACGGTTGACTGACTCATAATAAATCCTCAATAATCAATAACTAATGACAAATGACAAATGACAAATGACAAATGACAAATAACAAATAACAAATGACTACTGACGAAACTTTTCAAATTGAAGTCCAAAGGCTTCACAAACTAACAGTTTACGGCCGCTGGTTAACAGTGATATTGCTGTGGATTACCGTCGGTTCTTTGAGCATTTGGGGTTTGCGCCGCGAAATCGCTTTGTGGTTAGAACACTTCACTTGGGCGGCGGTGCGCTACGGTTTATCTTTTCATCGCTGGCCGACTCTCGGTTTGGGTTTGTGCTTGGGAATGACTTTAGCAGTGCTAACTTGGCAAAGTCGCAATATGGTGCGAGGATTGCCCCTGCGGGAAAAACAGGGTTTGGAACAACAAGTTCGCCGCATTCGCCAACAGGGGCCGAGTCATCCTTTGTGGAAGTGGGTTTGCAAAGGTTTGCGGTAGCTGACGGGCTTTATTCTTTAGTCTCGAGCGAGAGGGACGAAAGTTTGACTCTTAAGCGGTTTCAACGGCCGAGTCCCTAACTTTTATTGCTTCTTCCTTCTGCCTTCTGCCTTCTTCCTCCTTCCTTCTTTCTCATTCCTTCTGCCTTCTTCCTTCTTCCTTCTTGACATCTGTTAAATCCTCAGAAAGCGAATCTGTTGCCGAACTTCCTTCTGCTATATCACGCAAAGCGAGGCAAAATCTGTGCTAGGGAAGACTGTTGAAGCGGAATTTCGATCGCAAATTCTGCTCCTTTTCCCGGTTCCGAAAAGCACTTCAATGCGCCGCCGTGTTGGTTGACAACAATTTCATAGCTAATCGACAGTCCCAAACCCGTTCCTTGGCCGACCGGCTTAGTAGTAAAGAAAGGGTCAAACAACCGCTTCCGAACATCTTCTGTCATCCCCGGGCCGTTGTCAGAAATTTTAATTATTACCTTTTTTTTCTCAATTAACTCGGTGCGAATCCAAATCGCAGGAATCAGGCGGGTAGAGTTAGAAAGTGATAA of Oscillatoria nigro-viridis PCC 7112 contains these proteins:
- the secF gene encoding protein translocase subunit SecF — encoded protein: MQFSVIKQRSIWWSISAAIILAGIVSMAISWTRPDIRAPLRPSLDFIGGTRLQFELDCTKPENCKPIDIAAVRQVLDAQGLAGSSIQVIGKEQRGLSLRTKTLDVEQRTKLQTALKDKIGAFAPKSTQIDTVGPTLGKQLFTSGLLAVLLSFVGITIYLTFRFQLDYAFFAFVALFHDVFITVGIFSILGLVLGVEVDSLFVVAILTIIGFSVNDTVVIYDRVREVIKLNPGQSIDQIVDDAVMQTLGRSINTTMTTLLTLFSIFLFGGETLKYFALALIVGFIAGAYSSIFIASTLLAWWRSRTGHSIPVPAEGINQSEEV